A genomic region of Nakaseomyces glabratus chromosome C, complete sequence contains the following coding sequences:
- a CDS encoding uncharacterized protein (CAGL0C00836g~Protein of unknown function) codes for MPRGQDPLSQYVNHSVSGGGAQKWPEGAAYGTGSDAVRLQEGIAHAAHAAHAARAEPYAHDAPFLASRILTPPTVHTAPTVASTPSHQPLSKHLCQDMSCRCQDVPRRAKTSLGRAKDKFTVLIRSHHTRTNCNQAQTGSCSAK; via the coding sequence ATGCCGCGGGGGCAAGACCCACTCTCGCAATATGTAAATCACTCGGTGAGTGGTGGTGGGGCACAGAAGTGGCCTGAGGGAGCCGCGTATGGAACGGGGAGCGACGCAGTTCGTCTGCAGGAGGGCATAGCCCACGCAGCCCACGCAGCCCACGCAGCCCGCGCAGAGCCGTACGCACACGACGCACCGTTCTTGGCATCCCGTATCCTCACACCACCAACAGTACACACAGCACCAACAGTAGCCTCCACACCGTCCCACCAGCCACTGTCCAAACACCTCTGCCAAGACATGTCATGTCGCTGCCAAGACGTGCCAAGACGTGCCAAGACATCCCTGGGACGTGCCAAGGACAAATTCACCGTTCTGATCCGCAGCCACCACACCAGGACAAATTGCAACCAAGCACAGACAGGGAGCTGTTCAGCTAAATAG